The Podospora pseudocomata strain CBS 415.72m chromosome 3, whole genome shotgun sequence genome window below encodes:
- a CDS encoding hypothetical protein (COG:O; EggNog:ENOG503NX0X) has protein sequence MTSLVSEFIITPVLRQARRFSSSFATEERPASRHNRQRSVEESTSVLENAIMEDDQDVVMVERNAGETSSSPVPAIAPAPAPTPESTPPPPTSLPTPTTNAVSSSPSQAEGMLRNTPEVTVVPSTLSARQPSSPAPSAPPRTASDAADGPRQANIMRRDPLPEDDGMGELRKKIRSIQEMDIAQNLKAQLVHQLLTEKYTLAQQKNGLLKSTIRPESPMGRAIVPDQNASPESFGALQALKAWNPLSTESAPLELPLTAEDLKPTYAPAVMMDQDGEVESPASDGPQEKRHLGCNHYRRNVKLQCATCERWYTCRMCHDAVEDHVLPRQQTKHMLCMLCGCAQKASDTCARCGESAANYYCGICKLWNDDPNKPIYHCSDCGLCRVGQGLGKDFFHCKKCMACISMTGEHKCIERSIDCDCPICGDYLFNSMKTVVFMQCGHSIHKRCFEMHMETSYRCPICSKSCVNMETQFRNFDLAILAQPMPPEYIDARAIISCNDCSAKSQTTYHWLGLKCSLCNSYNTIQRQLLNMPNDTNQELPTQQMERRLEQLQEEASQRQEQRQFTEPATLNPGHEREAVTSTALPASNAGPLAAGSLPPGQEEPPIFSLSLPSRSSTPLPAYEVIERARREQEARAQRLGGLPDSLGNGIDVSPPAATIAASNNTPLTEHDLVVAGLLPAPSVQPQQPQHQHQHHRQLTPEELIDFVQVRDGEADDDDDDEDEDTFLDLFWGRDRELDRIPNAGTGFTSLGSPGGAAVNEDEEDSSSCDDLSSEEEEEEEDDDDENEIVLLGHR, from the exons TAATGGAGGACGACCAGGACGTGGTGATGGTAGAAAGAAATGCGGGGGAGACTTCCTCGAGCCCTGTGCCAGCGATAGCgccggcaccagcaccaacaccggAGTCgaccccaccgccacctaCCTCACTCCcgaccccaaccaccaatgCTGTATCATCGTCACCAAGTCAGGCGGAAGGGATGCTACGGAATACCCCAGAAGTTACCGTCGTTCCAAGCACATTATCGGCCCGACAACCAAGTTCTCCCGCCCCGTCCGCCCCTCCGAGGACGGCCTCTGACGCAGCAGATGGACCACGCCAGGCAAACATAATGCGAAGAGACCCTTTGCCTGAAGACGACGGCATGGGGGAACTACGGAAAAAGATTCGGAGCATACAGGAGATGGATATCGCCCAAAACCTCAAAGCGCAACTGGTCCACCAATTGTTGACGGAGAAGTACACACTGGCTCAACAAAAGAACGGATTACTGAAATCAACAATTCGACCCGAATCCCCAATGGGTCGGGCGATAGTACCGGACCAAAACGCATCACCAGAGTCTTTCGGGGCGTTGCAGGCATTGAAAGCTTGGAACCCACTCAGCACCGAATCTGCGCCACTGGAGTTGCCCCTGACTGCGGAGGACCTGAAGCCGACGTATGCCCCTGCAGTTATGATGGACCAGGATGGCGAGGTCGAGAGTCCGGCATCCGATGGTCCGCAAGAAAAGCGACACCTGGGCTGCAATCACTATCGGAGGAACGTCAAGCTACAATGCGCCACCTGCGAGCGCTGGTACACGTGCCGAATGTGTCACGATGCCGTCGAGGACCATGTCTTGCCCCGCCAGCAAACCAAACACATGCTGTGTATGCTTTGTGGCTGCGCCCAAAAGGCTTCGGATACGTGCGCAAGGTGTGGGGAGTCTGCGGCCAACTATTACTGTGGCATCTGTAAGCTTTGGAATGACGACCCTAACAAGCCCATCTACCATTGTTCAGACTGCGGGCTCTGCAGAGTTGGGCaagggttggggaaggacTTTTTCCACTGCAAG AAATGTATGGCTTGCATCTCCATGACTGGCGAACACAAGTGCATCGAGCGGTCCATAGACTGCGACTGCCCCATTTGCGGAGATTACCTCTTCAACTCGATGAAGACTGTCGTATTCATGCAGTGCGGTCACAGTATCCACAAACGCTGCTTCGAGATGCACATGGAGACCTCTTATCGATGCCCCATCTGCAGTAAGAGCTGCGTCAACATGGAGACTCAGTTCCGGAACTTTGACCTTGCCATTCTCGCGCAGCCCATGCCGCCAGAATATATCGACGCCCGTGCCATCATCTCTTGCAACGACTGTAGCGCCAAAAGCCAGACTACTTACCACTGGCTCGGGCTGAAGTGCTCTCTTTGCAACTCTTACAACACTATTCAAAGGCAACTCCTCAACATGCCTAATGATACCAACCAAGAGCTGCCGACGCAGCAAATGGAGCGACGACTAGAACAACTCCAAGAGGAGGCATCGCAGCGTCAGGAGCAGCGGCAGTTCACAGAACCGGCCACACTCAATCCTGGACATGAGCGCGAAGCTGTTACTTCCACCGCTCTGCCCGCGAGCAACGCTGGACCCCTGGCGGCTGGGAGCCTGCCGCCAGGGCAAGAAGAACCCCCTATTTTTAGTCTCAGCTTGCCAAGCagatcctccacccctctcCCTGCGTACGAGGTTATCGAGCGAGCACGTCGGGAACAAGAGGCGAGAGCTCAGAGGTTGGGAGGGCTGCCGGATAGCCTAGGAAATGGTATTGACgtctcccctcccgccgccaccaTTGCTGCATCTAATAATACGCCCCTAACTGAACATGaccttgttgttgctggcttgCTACCCGCCCCTTCAGTCcagccccaacaaccacagcaccagcatcagcaccaccgccaactaACGCCAGAGGAACTCATTGATTTTGTGCAGGTCCGAGACGGTGAAgcggacgacgacgatgatgacgaggacgaggatacGTTTCTGGATTTGTTTTGGGGACGGGATAGGGAGTTGGATAGGATACCTAATGCGGGGACGGGGTTCACTTCGCTTGGAAGCCCGGGGGGTGCTGCTGTtaacgaagacgaggaggatagCTCGTCGTGTGATGATTTGAGCtctgaggaagaggaggaagaagaagacgacgatgacgagaaTGAGATTGTGCTGCTTGGGCaccggtga
- the RPL27B gene encoding 60S ribosomal protein L27B (EggNog:ENOG503P2YN; COG:J) — MKFLKTSRVCLVTRGRYAGKKVVIIQPVDTGSKNHPYGHAIVAGIERYPSKITRRMSKTRQEKRSKVKPFIKVINYNHLMPTRYTLELEGLKNAISADTFKEVSQREDAKKNVKKVLEERYTSGKNRWFFTPLKF; from the exons ATGAAGTTCTTGAAGACCTCGAGAGTGTGCCTTGTCACCAGGGGCCGCTATGCCGGCAAGAAG GTTGTCATCATCCAGCCCGTTGACACCGGCTCCAAGAACCACCCCTACGGCCACGCCATCGTTGCCGGTATCGAGCGTTACCCCAGCAAGATCACCCGCCGCATGTCCAAGACCAGACAGGAGAAGCGGTCGAAGGTCAAGCCCTTCATCAAGGTCATCAACTACAACCACTTGATGCCCACCCGCTACACTCTCGAGCTCGAGGGTCTCAAGAACGCCATCTCCGCCGATACCTTCAAGGAGGTCTCCCAGCGTGAGGACGCCAAGAAGAACGTCAAGAAGGTCCTTGAGGAGCGCTACACCAGCGGCAAGAACAGATGGTTCTTCACTCCTCTCA agTTCTAA
- a CDS encoding hypothetical protein (EggNog:ENOG503P98M; COG:S) has protein sequence MSPPRYIISRIADPIFAVFIGLSAAATRINREEKEKGRSTQQTLETLRRRLGFPKNS, from the exons ATGTCTCCCCCAAGATACATCATCTCCCGCATCGCGGACCCCATTTTCGCCGTATTCATTGGTCTCTCTGCAGCTGCCACGAGGATCAACcgtgaggagaaggagaaggggaggtcTACACAGCAGACTCTGGAGACACTCCGCAG GCGCCTTGGCTTCCCAAAGAACTCGTAA
- a CDS encoding hypothetical protein (EggNog:ENOG503P4DM; COG:T), protein MAYLDLTPRDINVLEKIKDPEYDPALAIQVDSTLPKDPHISDPALYQSIAQRERDIILSIQNVEVQNLKANPARTGPSEEVLEGYRKAVASFDQLIEEYPQYASAHNNRAQALRRLYGDAILVSDTPRLPQALRQNVGDAERVRVGKILLGDLDRAISLLTPTTRYSRLSPQVAKTLSNAHTQRAAIYLMTSKLMLTKSVLVDEERPEAKWTKIEFEEHASADFALGGRYGNEIAKGLAVSTNPTAKLCGQMVREAMKKEYGPGIAP, encoded by the coding sequence ATGGCTTATCTTGACCTGACCCCGCGCGATATCAACGTGCTCGAAAAAATTAAGGACCCCGAATATGATCCGGCTCTGGCGATTCAGGTCGACTCGACTCTCCCAAAAGACCCGCACATTTCCGACCCGGCTCTGTATCAATCCATCGCGCAAAGGGAGCGTGATATCATCCTTTCCATTCAGAACGTAGAGGTCCAAAACCTCAAAGCCAACCCAGCAAGAACAGGCCCTAGCGAGGAGGTCTTGGAAGGATATCGCAAAGCAGTTGCATCTTTTGACCAGCTCATCGAAGAATACCCTCAGTATGCGAGCGCGCACAACAACAGGGCGCAAGCGCTTAGGCGGCTTTATGGCGATGCGATTCTGGTTTCCGACACCCCCAGGCTACCACAAGCATTGCGACAGAATGTCGGTGATGCCGAGCGCGTCAGAGTAGGGAAGATTCTTCTAGGAGATCTCGACCGAGCCATCTCGCTTCTTACGCCAACCACACGATACTCCCGACTCTCTCCCCAGGTGGCCAAGACCTTATCCAATGCTCACACGCAAAGGGCCGCCATATATCTCATGACTTCCAAGCTGATGTTGACAAAATCTGtgcttgttgacgaggagcGGCCGGAGGCGAAGTGGACAAAGATCGAGTTTGAAGAGCACGCCTCTGCAGACTTTGCCCTGGGCGGGAGGTACGGCAACGAGATCGCCAAGGGGTTGGCTGTGAGCACAAATCCAACAGCTAAGTTATGCGGGCAGATGGTTCGCGAAGCTATGAAGAAGGAGTATGGGCCGGGCATTGCTCCATAG
- a CDS encoding hypothetical protein (COG:E; EggNog:ENOG503NWM8) → MSPSAISDTNSHSNGYSVDSDYAVQDPNGAPNNFNGYDHITWWVGNAKQAASYYNSFFGFKTIAYKGLETGSRYTASYVVENAGVRFVFTSPIRSAAHLPEDDPISDSDRALLAEIHAHLERHGDAVKDVAFEVDNVDGVYAKAVANGADSVQPPQSFGDKESGLVRTAVIRTYGDTTHTLISRSTYRGPFLPGFRAIVQTKPSPIPMPTVPLKRIDHCVGNQDWNEMVSACAFYESCLDFHRFWSVDDNQICTDFSALSSIVMASSNNLVKMPINEPAPGKKKSQIEEYVLFNSGPGVQHIALLTEDIITTVSALRERGVEFINVPSTYYDTMRQRLKTERRRWELKESLETIERLNILIDYDEGGYLLQLFTKPLMDRPTVFIEIIQREDFEGFGAGNFKSLFEAIEREQAERGNL, encoded by the coding sequence ATGTCCCCATCTGCCATCTCGGACACCAACTCCCACTCAAACGGCTACTCAGTCGACTCGGACTACGCCGTTCAGGATCCCAACGGCGCTCCCAACAACTTCAACGGCTATGACCACATAACCTGGTGGGTCGGCAACGCCAAACAGGCCGCGTCCTACTACAACTCGTTCTTCGGCTTCAAAACCATCGCCTACAAGGGTCTCGAGACCGGCTCTCGGTACACGGCCTCCTACGTGGTCGAAAACGCCGGCGTCCGTTTcgtcttcacctcccccatccgcTCCGCCGCCCACCTTCCCGAGGACGATCCCATCTCGGACTCTGACCGCGCCCTCCTTGCCGAAATCCACGCCCACCTGGAGAGACACGGCGACGCCGTCAAGGACGTCGCCTTCGAAGTAGACAACGTAGACGGCGTCTACGCCAAAGCCGTCGCTAACGGAGCCGACTCTGTCCAACCCCCTCAGTCTTTCGGCGACAAGGAATCCGGCCTCGTCCGCACAGCCGTGATCAGAACCTACGGCGACACAACCCACACCCTCATCTCCCGGTCCACCTACCGCggccccttcctccccggcTTCCGCGCCATCGTCCagaccaaaccctcccccatccccatgcCCACCGTCCCCCTCAAAAGAATCGACCACTGCGTCGGCAACCAAGACTGGAACGAGATGGTCTCCGCCTGCGCCTTTTACGAGTCCTGCCTCGACTTCCACCGCTTCTGGTCCGTAGACGACAACCAGATCTGCACCGACTTTTCCGCCTTGTCCTCCATCGTCATGGCGAGCAGCAACAATCTCGTGAAAATGCCCATCAACGAGCCCGCGCCGGGCAAGAAAAAGTCCCAGATTGAGGAGTACGTCCTTTTCAACTCTGGCCCTGGGGTGCAGCACATTGCTCTGCTCACCGaggacatcatcaccactgtGTCTGccttgagggagaggggggtcgAGTTTATCAATGTGCCGTCTACGTACTATGACACCATGAGGCAGAGGCTCAagacggagaggaggaggtgggagctcaaggagagtCTGGAGACGATTGAGAGGTTGAATATCCTTATTGATTATGACGAGGGGGGGTATTTGCTACAGTTGTTCACCAAGCCTTTGATGGACAGGCCGACGGTGTTTATCGAGATTATCCAGCgggaggattttgaggggtTTGGCGCGGGGAATTTCAAGAGTTTGTTTGAAGCTATTGAGCGGGAGCAGGCGGAGAGGGGAAATTTGTAA
- a CDS encoding hypothetical protein (COG:E; COG:G; EggNog:ENOG503NVXV): MGVDEKVRASGEQVRDTLPTVNPDVEKSQPPKPSLHPAFYVTIWISLSSSVILFNKWILSTLGFEYPVILTTFHLVFATVMTQLLARYTTLLDGRKTVKMTGRVYLRAIVPIGFFFSLSLICGNLTYLYLSVAFIQMLKATTPVFVLFSSWALGVSQPNLKVFLNVSVIVVGVVIASIGEIKFVWIGFIYQIFGIAFEALRLTMVQRLLSSAEFKMDPLVSLYYFAPVCAAMNFVVALFWEFPKLSMQEVYDVGFMTFFLNGLCAFALNVSVVFLIGKTSSLVLTLCGVLKDVLLVVASMIIWGTQVTGLQFFGYSIALGGMVYYKLGYEAIKGYAGEAGRQWADFGNRRPILRRISIMLFTVMTVFVLLGGLAPTYAPGMDPTEYLNEAKNKIGIARL, from the exons ATGGGCGTCGACGAGAAGGTTCGCGCCTCTGGCGAGCAGGTCCGAGATACCCTCCCGACAGTCAACCCAGACGTCGAGAAGTCGCAACCACCCAAGCCATCACTCCATCCGGCTTTCTACGTGAC CATCTGGATTTCCCTGAGTTCCtccgtcatcctcttcaacaaaTGGATTCTCTCCACGCTCGGGTTCG AATACCCGGTCATCCTCACGACCTTCCATTTGGTGTTCGCTACCGTCATGACCCAGCTCCTTGCTCGCTACACCACTCTCCTCGATGGCCGCAAGACGGTCAAGATGACTGGCCGGGTCTACCTTCGCGCCATTGTTCCGATTggtttcttcttcagcttgAGCTTGATTTGCGGCAACTTGACATATCTCTACCTTAGCGTTGCCTTCATCCAGATGCTCAAG GCTACCACTCCTGTCTTCGTCCTCTTTTCCAGCTGGGCGCTCGGCGTCTCTCAGCCTAACCTGAAGGTCTTCCTCAACGTCTCAGTCATTGTCGTCGGTGTGGTCATCGCGTCGATTGGCGAGATCAAGTTTGTTTGGATTGGCTTCATCTACCAGATCTTCGGCATTGCCTTCGAGGCCCTCCGCTTGACCATGGTTCAGCGCCTTCTGAGCTCGGCTGAGTTCAAGATGGACCCCTTGGTGTCGCTCTACTACTTCGCCCCAGTTTGCGCTGCCATGAACTTTGTCGTTGCTCTCTTCTGGGAGTTCCCCAAGCTTAGCATGCAGGAGGTGTATGACGTTGGTTTCAtgaccttcttcctcaacggcTTGTGCGCTTTCGCCCTCAATGTCTCGGTTGTCTTCTTG ATTGGCAAGACTTCTTCGCTCGTCCTTACTCTCTGCGGTGTGCTCAAAGATGTGCTCCTTGTTGTTGCCTCCATGATCATCTGGGGCACCCAGGTTACTGGCCTCCAGTTCTTTGGTTACAGCATCGCCCTTGGTGGCATGGTCTACTACAAGCTCGGCTAcgaggccatcaagggcTATGCTGGCGAGGCTGGTCGCCAATGGGCTGACTTTGGCAACCGCCgccccatcctccgccgcaTTTCGATCATGCTCTTCACTGTCATGACCGTCtttgtcctcctcggcggtctCGCCCCTACCTATGCGCCGGGCATGGACCCCACCGAATACCTGAACGAGGCCAAGAACAAGATCGGCATCGCCAGACTATAG